In Agelaius phoeniceus isolate bAgePho1 chromosome 14, bAgePho1.hap1, whole genome shotgun sequence, a single genomic region encodes these proteins:
- the FAM199X gene encoding protein FAM199X, producing MTEEPYEKFLTPEEPCPLLSHQHPPRGGSLSLSEEGCLDVSDFGCQLSSCHRTDPLHRFHSNRWNLTSCGTSVASSECSEELFSSVSVGDQDDCYSLLDDQEFTSFDLFPEGSVCSDVSSSISTYWDWSDSEFEWQLPGSDIASGSDVLSDVIPSIPSSPCLLPKKKNKHRNLDELPWSAMTNDEQVEYIEYLSRKVSTEMGLREQLDIIKIIDPTAQISPTDSEFIIELNCLTDEKLKQVRNYIKEHGPRQRSARESWKRSSYSCASTSGVSGASGSSSSASMVSSASSSGSSVANSASNSSANMSRAHSDSNLSTSAAERIRDSKKRSKQRKLQQKALRKRQLKEQRQARKERLSGLFLNEEVLSLKVTEEDHEGDVDVLM from the exons atGACCGAGGAGCCGTACGAGAAGTTCCTGACCCCCGAGGAGCCGTGCCCGCTGCTCTCGCACCAGCACCCGCCGCGGGGCGGCAGCTTGAGCCTGAGCGAGGAGGGCTGCCTGGACGTCAGCGATTTCGGCTGCCAGCTCTCCTCCTGCCACCGCACCGACCCTCTGCACCGCTTCCACTCCAACAG GTGGAACTTGACATCTTGTGGGACGAGCGTGGCCAGCTCGGAGTGCAGCGAGGAGCTGTTCTCATCCGTGTCCGTGGGGGATCAGGATGATTGCTACTCTCTGCTGGATGACCAGGAGTTCACCTCTTTTGATCTGTTCCCTGAGGGCAGTGTCTGCAGTGATGTCTCCTCTTCTATCAGCACTTACTGGGATTGGTCAGACAGTGAGTTTGAGTGGCAG TTGCCTGGCAGCGACATTGCAAGTGGGAGTGATGTGCTCTCTGATGTTATACCAAGTATTCCAAGCTCTCCCTGTCTGCTtcccaaaaagaaaaacaagcacAGGAATCTTGATGAGCTTCCATGGAGTGCAATGACAAATGATGAACAG GTTGAATATATTGAATATTTGAGTCGCAAAGTCAGTACAGAGATGGGCCTTCGAGAGCAACTTgatattattaaaattattgaTCCTACTGCTCAGATCTCACCTACAGATAGTGAATTCATTATTGAATTGAATTGTCTCACAGATGAAAAACTGAAACAG GTGAGAAACTATATCAAGGAGCACGGACCTCGCCAGCGGTCTGCAAGGGAgagctggaaaaggagcagCTACAGCTGTGCAAGTACCAGTGGTGTGAGTGGtgccagtggcagcagcagcagtgccagcatggtcagctcagccagcagcagcggCTCCAGCGTTGCCAACTCCGCCTCCAACTCCAGTGCCAACATGAGTCGGGCGCACAGTGACAGCAATTTGTCCACAAGTGCTGCAGAGAGAATCCGGGATTCCAAA AAACGTTCCAAGCAACGGAAACTCCAGCAAAAGGCCTTACGGAAGAGACAGCTGAAAGAGCAAAGACAGGCTCGTAAGGAAAGACTGAGTGGATTATTTCTTAATGAAGAAGTGCTGTCTTTAAAAGTGACTGAGGAGGACCATGAAGGAGATGTGGATGTTTTAATGTGA